In Pseudobdellovibrionaceae bacterium, the following proteins share a genomic window:
- the cysC gene encoding adenylyl-sulfate kinase has protein sequence MKKDLLRLCTSGSVDDGKSTLVGRLLFEVGALAEDHIEAARKATTGEFPEGIDFSLITDGLLAEREQKITIDVAYRYFETERRRFILADSPGHIQYTKNQAAAASVSETGILVVDITSGFSEQSRRHLMVMILLGVKHILIAINKMDLVSFALAPFESLKSEIGEFAGRLRVSDLRFIPISAKFGDNVTRRSERTSWYQGETVMSLLQSLFVRGDENQIDVRLPVQRVIVEGDGRPRGICGTLASGRIHRGQEIMVASSGLKSRITRIQTPRVDDAKVAFAGEAVVVWMEDHIDTGRGELLAPPLNQPTLSADVEAMVVWFSGNSLRVGSSYALKHTHKWVHGLVDEIRYKIDLADTSRLEARELRDNDIGRVRLKLSEPLACDPYEGNRHTGSFLLVDEDSSHTVGLGLILKSHSRSQALQTEESRKGRVFWLTGRPGAGKTSIGNRLAEELKVRGRHAVMLDGDQIRQGLNADLGFSQKDRLENVRRVAEVAKLFAQEGSDVIVALISPMNEQRAAARRIVGGGFFEVFIDCPLDVCIQRDPKGLYRKAKEGSLTEFTGVSSEYEEPEAPDFRLKTDSRAVEDCVAEILSSPKI, from the coding sequence ATGAAAAAGGATCTTTTAAGGTTATGTACATCGGGCAGTGTTGATGATGGGAAATCAACTTTGGTGGGACGTCTTTTGTTTGAAGTGGGAGCCTTGGCCGAAGATCATATTGAGGCTGCCCGAAAGGCAACTACGGGTGAGTTCCCAGAAGGCATCGACTTCTCTCTGATAACAGATGGATTGTTAGCTGAAAGAGAGCAAAAAATCACCATCGATGTGGCGTATCGCTATTTTGAAACAGAGAGAAGGCGTTTTATCCTCGCTGATTCCCCAGGTCATATTCAATACACAAAAAATCAAGCCGCGGCAGCCAGTGTTTCGGAGACCGGGATTTTGGTAGTCGACATAACCTCGGGATTCTCCGAGCAGTCCCGTCGCCACCTCATGGTCATGATTCTTTTAGGTGTGAAACACATTCTGATTGCCATTAACAAGATGGATTTGGTGTCCTTTGCTCTTGCTCCGTTTGAGAGTCTAAAATCAGAAATCGGCGAGTTTGCTGGTCGGCTTCGGGTGAGTGATCTCAGGTTTATTCCCATAAGTGCGAAATTTGGAGACAATGTTACCCGTCGTTCGGAGCGCACGAGTTGGTACCAAGGGGAGACAGTGATGTCACTCCTTCAGAGCCTTTTTGTTAGAGGTGATGAGAATCAAATTGATGTTCGCCTGCCAGTCCAAAGAGTGATTGTCGAAGGCGACGGTAGGCCTCGTGGCATTTGTGGGACCTTGGCTTCGGGAAGAATTCATCGAGGGCAGGAGATCATGGTGGCGTCCTCGGGGCTGAAGAGCCGAATCACCAGGATTCAGACCCCTAGAGTCGATGATGCCAAAGTTGCTTTTGCTGGTGAGGCAGTTGTCGTGTGGATGGAAGACCATATCGACACCGGACGTGGTGAATTACTTGCGCCCCCTCTCAACCAACCGACTCTGAGTGCCGATGTCGAGGCAATGGTGGTGTGGTTCTCTGGAAATTCATTGAGGGTCGGAAGTTCTTATGCTCTCAAGCACACCCACAAATGGGTGCACGGTTTAGTAGATGAGATTCGCTATAAGATTGACCTTGCCGACACCTCTCGCCTTGAAGCCAGGGAGCTGAGAGATAATGACATTGGTCGAGTCAGGCTGAAACTCAGCGAACCGCTGGCCTGCGATCCCTATGAAGGAAACAGGCACACGGGGAGCTTCCTATTGGTGGATGAGGATTCGAGTCATACCGTGGGGTTGGGTCTGATCTTGAAAAGCCATTCCAGGTCTCAGGCTTTACAAACTGAAGAGAGTCGAAAGGGGCGGGTTTTTTGGCTGACGGGTCGCCCGGGTGCCGGAAAGACGAGTATTGGAAATCGGTTAGCCGAAGAACTAAAGGTAAGGGGCCGTCATGCTGTGATGCTTGATGGTGATCAAATCCGCCAGGGGCTTAACGCTGATCTTGGATTTAGCCAAAAGGACCGGCTTGAGAATGTCCGGCGGGTGGCCGAAGTGGCCAAACTTTTTGCCCAGGAAGGATCGGATGTGATCGTTGCTCTGATTTCGCCCATGAATGAGCAAAGGGCCGCAGCAAGGCGAATTGTCGGTGGCGGGTTCTTTGAAGTTTTCATCGACTGTCCTCTGGATGTGTGTATCCAGAGAGATCCAAAAGGTCTCTACCGTAAGGCGAAAGAAGGGAGCCTCACGGAATTTACGGGAGTTTCCTCTGAGTATGAAGAGCCCGAGGCGCCGGATTTTCGTTTGAAAACAGATAGCCGAGCAGTTGAAGACTGTGTCGCCGAGATCCTGTCCTCGCCCAAGATTTAA
- a CDS encoding response regulator transcription factor, protein MYVIFLESRSKLSDHLNRVLNAEALSCFSLYNYEDLESYFANQTLPVPDAIVLDQDFELRTATRTIPVLKEKWPMAKLMVLAEVPGAKERVRLLRLGADDCMTKPIDVEELLVRLQILYRRLRQSQNESQWGREVNVLLDDKVKDLIVDGERLKLNNKEYLLAETFYNHPGKVFSRLILLDIAWGIQSDVESNVVEATVSSLRRKLEKSRADLTIKSRRNVGYWAEEIGNQDNSN, encoded by the coding sequence ATGTATGTGATTTTTCTGGAGAGCCGTTCGAAACTCTCTGACCATCTCAATCGTGTCCTCAATGCGGAAGCCTTATCCTGCTTTAGCCTCTATAACTATGAGGATCTCGAATCCTATTTTGCCAATCAAACCTTGCCAGTTCCGGATGCCATTGTTTTGGATCAGGATTTTGAATTGAGGACGGCCACTCGGACAATCCCCGTTTTAAAAGAGAAGTGGCCCATGGCAAAACTTATGGTCCTGGCAGAGGTCCCCGGTGCCAAGGAGAGGGTCCGACTTCTACGCCTTGGGGCTGACGACTGTATGACCAAACCCATTGATGTGGAAGAGCTCCTTGTGCGCTTGCAGATTCTTTATCGTCGCCTACGGCAAAGCCAGAATGAATCGCAGTGGGGTCGAGAGGTCAACGTTCTTCTTGATGATAAGGTCAAAGACCTGATCGTTGATGGCGAGAGGCTCAAGTTAAATAATAAAGAATATCTTCTCGCCGAGACATTCTACAATCATCCGGGCAAAGTGTTTAGTCGCCTGATCTTGTTGGATATTGCCTGGGGAATTCAGTCAGATGTCGAGTCCAATGTGGTCGAAGCAACAGTAAGTAGTCTGCGAAGAAAGCTGGAAAAATCGAGAGCGGATTTGACTATCAAAAGCCGACGCAATGTCGGGTACTGGGCCGAAGAAATCGGAAATCAGGACAACTCTAATTAG
- a CDS encoding ABC-F family ATP-binding cassette domain-containing protein — protein MVHASNISKHYGPKVLYREGSFQINPGDKVGLVGPNGAGKTTIFRLITGEESPDEGQITKPDRITVGYFSQDIGEMSGRTAIEEVKSCNPRVPEAQKRLQEIEAQLAEPMDDEEMTRILDEYGNLQAEFERLGGYDLESRAAEILTGLGIGPDAYNRPTESFSGGWKMRIALAKILLLNPDVLLMDEPTNHLDLESIIWLESWITQFQGALLMTCHDREVMNRCVSRIIEVAHQKITTYGGNYDFYEKEREVREAKLIASAKRQEEMLAKEKEFIARFAARASHAAQVQSRVKKLEKIDIIEVPQEERTMSFEWPTPPRGGDEVLKVEDLGKTYSTPEGGEKLVFRHANALVKRLDRVAVVGVNGAGKSTFLKIITGQVEPSEGKYTVGPSNEIGYFSQNSLDVLNPNNTIVEEIDSRLDNASMGYIRTLCGAFRFSGDEADKKISILSGGEKSRVVLATILARPVNFLVLDEPTNHLDIKSREVLLEAIKQFPGTVMMVSHDRHFLRELTTRVFELDQHELHIYDGTWDYYQEKKKQLTGN, from the coding sequence GTGGTACATGCCTCCAATATCTCGAAACACTATGGCCCCAAAGTGCTATACAGGGAGGGTTCCTTCCAAATAAATCCGGGAGACAAAGTGGGCCTGGTTGGCCCCAACGGCGCGGGCAAAACCACTATATTTCGCTTGATCACTGGCGAGGAGTCCCCTGATGAGGGACAAATCACCAAACCCGACCGCATCACAGTTGGCTATTTTTCTCAGGACATCGGCGAAATGAGCGGCCGCACCGCCATTGAAGAAGTCAAATCCTGCAACCCGAGGGTACCCGAGGCTCAGAAACGGCTTCAAGAAATTGAAGCCCAACTCGCTGAACCCATGGACGACGAGGAAATGACCCGGATCCTGGATGAGTACGGTAACCTTCAGGCGGAATTTGAACGGCTCGGAGGCTACGATTTGGAATCGCGGGCAGCTGAAATCCTCACTGGCTTGGGAATTGGACCGGATGCCTATAACCGTCCAACTGAGAGCTTTAGTGGCGGATGGAAGATGCGCATTGCCCTGGCCAAAATTCTTCTGCTGAATCCTGATGTGCTGCTGATGGACGAGCCCACGAACCACCTAGATTTGGAATCCATCATTTGGCTGGAGTCCTGGATCACCCAATTTCAGGGTGCCTTGCTGATGACTTGCCACGACCGGGAGGTCATGAACCGTTGCGTTTCTCGAATCATCGAAGTGGCCCATCAAAAAATCACTACCTACGGCGGCAACTACGACTTTTACGAAAAAGAAAGAGAAGTCCGTGAAGCCAAATTGATCGCCTCCGCCAAAAGACAAGAGGAGATGTTGGCGAAGGAAAAAGAGTTCATTGCTCGCTTTGCCGCCCGCGCCTCTCATGCCGCTCAAGTTCAATCTCGGGTCAAGAAATTGGAAAAGATCGACATTATTGAGGTTCCCCAAGAAGAGCGCACCATGAGTTTTGAATGGCCCACTCCCCCGCGTGGTGGCGATGAAGTTCTCAAGGTTGAAGACCTTGGCAAAACCTATTCAACTCCTGAAGGCGGAGAAAAATTGGTCTTCCGTCACGCCAATGCTCTTGTTAAACGGCTTGATCGCGTGGCGGTAGTAGGCGTGAACGGAGCCGGCAAGTCGACTTTCCTCAAGATCATTACCGGCCAGGTTGAACCCTCCGAAGGCAAATACACCGTCGGCCCGAGCAATGAGATCGGTTACTTCAGCCAGAACTCTCTCGACGTTTTGAATCCTAACAACACAATCGTGGAAGAAATTGACTCCCGTCTGGATAACGCCTCAATGGGGTATATTCGCACTCTCTGCGGAGCCTTTCGTTTTTCGGGGGACGAGGCCGACAAGAAGATTTCAATTCTCTCTGGTGGCGAAAAAAGTCGAGTGGTCTTGGCTACCATTCTTGCCCGCCCGGTGAATTTTCTGGTTCTCGATGAGCCGACGAACCACTTGGATATCAAGTCCCGCGAGGTTCTTCTCGAAGCCATCAAACAGTTCCCTGGCACAGTCATGATGGTCAGCCACGACCGTCACTTCCTGCGTGAGCTTACCACGCGAGTCTTCGAACTGGACCAACACGAACTCCACATTTACGACGGCACCTGGGACTATTACCAGGAAAAGAAAAAGCAGCTGACCGGGAACTAA
- a CDS encoding amidohydrolase family protein: MKLSILVILFLFSPLVALGSDSSLLVRNVIIVDPSGETSQDSHDIEIIDGRISRIGQQLKSQAQTLIDGTGTFVIPGLIDSHVHIKSVPGAVLRKNSKEQIDSLLNCNLGILLAAGVTTVLDAASPESLLREAEVLNSGRNSPRILGLAPFLSPEKGYFTSSIERGHTYDDLWPAVRSAAELSQMFSKAKTLHPVGAKVTIEKGMGPFEVFPAFSAEFRREIQSQAKKANLPLYVHSMSNEEHELALSLDPHAFVHAGYYDESPDESILRQILQKKTYVITTAAIYKMMLLMWDHSEMDSSWLRQLVPSQQVASAMDQGLRTKVIEQMVLINKPWWIPGFVAKAMAPIFMNPNSIQKNLDNSLKALKQMHQIGIPLVAGSDSGNWPLWTSFFHGVGLIFELELLEQADLSPLEILRTATTTPAKMFGLEQDLGSLAPGKVADMVFLKENPLNGMKALRQVKWTMRAGNLKSPSEWRNAASSPACR; encoded by the coding sequence GTGAAATTAAGCATCTTGGTCATTCTCTTTCTGTTCAGTCCTCTAGTTGCCCTTGGTAGCGACTCTTCCTTACTTGTTAGAAATGTCATCATCGTAGATCCATCGGGCGAAACAAGCCAAGACTCCCATGATATCGAAATCATCGACGGCCGCATATCTCGTATCGGCCAGCAGCTAAAATCCCAAGCTCAAACACTTATCGATGGAACTGGAACATTCGTTATCCCTGGCCTCATCGATAGTCACGTCCACATTAAGTCCGTCCCTGGAGCGGTATTACGTAAAAACTCAAAAGAGCAAATCGATTCCCTGCTGAATTGCAATCTGGGCATTCTTTTGGCCGCCGGAGTCACCACCGTCCTGGATGCGGCTTCCCCGGAGTCCCTCCTCCGGGAGGCCGAAGTCCTTAATTCCGGACGGAATTCTCCGCGGATTTTGGGCTTGGCCCCATTTCTATCTCCAGAAAAGGGTTATTTTACGTCCAGCATCGAACGTGGCCACACTTATGATGATCTTTGGCCCGCGGTCCGCTCTGCCGCTGAACTGAGCCAAATGTTTTCCAAAGCCAAGACACTTCACCCAGTAGGGGCCAAGGTCACTATTGAGAAAGGAATGGGACCCTTCGAGGTGTTCCCGGCTTTCTCTGCCGAATTCCGACGCGAGATTCAAAGCCAAGCAAAGAAGGCCAATCTACCTCTCTATGTTCACAGTATGTCCAATGAAGAACACGAACTTGCATTGTCGTTAGATCCACACGCCTTCGTCCACGCCGGCTACTATGATGAATCCCCTGACGAAAGTATCCTACGACAAATCTTACAAAAGAAGACCTACGTTATCACCACTGCAGCGATTTACAAAATGATGCTCCTCATGTGGGATCACTCTGAGATGGACTCCTCCTGGCTCCGCCAGCTCGTCCCCTCTCAGCAAGTCGCATCCGCAATGGACCAGGGCCTGCGTACGAAAGTCATTGAACAGATGGTGCTTATTAACAAGCCTTGGTGGATCCCAGGTTTTGTCGCCAAAGCCATGGCCCCCATCTTTATGAATCCCAATTCTATCCAGAAGAACCTCGACAACTCCCTTAAGGCTCTAAAGCAAATGCATCAGATTGGAATCCCTCTTGTTGCTGGCTCCGACTCAGGGAACTGGCCTCTGTGGACGAGCTTTTTCCACGGCGTAGGATTGATTTTCGAACTAGAACTCCTGGAACAGGCAGACCTTTCTCCCTTAGAGATCCTGAGGACGGCAACCACAACACCTGCGAAAATGTTCGGTCTTGAACAAGATCTGGGAAGCCTTGCACCAGGGAAGGTCGCCGACATGGTCTTTTTGAAAGAGAACCCTCTCAATGGAATGAAAGCACTCCGCCAGGTGAAATGGACCATGAGGGCGGGAAACCTAAAAAGCCCATCAGAATGGAGAAACGCCGCTTCATCCCCAGCTTGCCGGTGA
- a CDS encoding serine/threonine protein kinase, protein MGHPRVDKYHILKSIGKGGMGEVYLAINPGVGGMGKFVALKKIRREYTLDRKRTKLFRREAQVAVKLNHPNICAIYEVGEHDGGLYLVMEYLPGVDLRRIFEYHCEGAISLDVPDIIHIGISVAAGLAYAHDFIDPKTGNSSPVIHCDLCPHNIRVNYEGAIKLIDFGVAKVIGGDANTQTDPVMGKVEYISPEHGEGATLNARSDIYSLGIVLWEMLSKKRYYKGDGLNAIRAHLMGEQAPKNLPTELPNQPALQAIINRMLSHDPDNRYKSAEELEAELRRFSNKNYPDYVPNSFRDAVQVAYSDEIIAHQKVISEFVDSVEAQPQLSPADSVQPARILTQPRTNEIGNSKTKPTAESLFEAVQILNAAKEKKEKKEGSLLLPALLLVLIASAFVFKHPDVQDFLSEMSAQEEIAESNPPQDQGEGPVGAPEQRRPSSKTQGPAPDPDSRANAEAKGTEKPIRSKKAKEYTRIHIDSVPSGADILLNGRKAYRRTPTYLPVEPGKSYLIKLRKKGYKAHEAYFDPEDGPVKIRLKKRRK, encoded by the coding sequence TTGGGACACCCACGGGTCGATAAATATCACATTCTAAAATCCATCGGTAAGGGTGGGATGGGTGAAGTCTACCTGGCGATCAATCCAGGTGTCGGTGGCATGGGTAAATTTGTCGCCCTCAAAAAGATCCGCCGCGAGTACACCTTGGACCGCAAGCGCACTAAACTTTTTCGCCGAGAGGCCCAGGTGGCGGTCAAACTCAATCATCCCAATATCTGCGCCATCTACGAGGTCGGCGAACACGATGGTGGGCTCTATCTGGTCATGGAATACCTTCCCGGAGTGGACTTGCGCCGGATATTTGAATACCACTGCGAGGGCGCGATTTCACTCGATGTCCCCGACATCATTCACATTGGAATTTCTGTGGCGGCTGGCCTAGCTTATGCCCATGATTTCATTGATCCCAAGACTGGCAATTCAAGTCCTGTTATTCACTGTGATTTATGCCCTCACAACATTAGGGTCAATTACGAAGGCGCTATCAAGCTTATTGATTTTGGCGTGGCCAAGGTGATTGGTGGAGACGCCAACACTCAGACAGATCCAGTCATGGGGAAGGTGGAATACATCAGTCCCGAACATGGAGAAGGCGCCACTCTTAATGCCCGCTCTGACATCTATTCCCTTGGCATCGTCCTTTGGGAGATGCTCAGCAAAAAACGCTACTACAAGGGCGATGGTCTCAATGCCATCCGTGCCCACCTAATGGGCGAGCAAGCCCCAAAGAACCTCCCAACCGAATTGCCCAATCAACCAGCTCTCCAGGCCATCATCAATAGAATGTTGTCCCATGACCCTGACAACAGGTATAAGTCGGCTGAAGAGTTAGAAGCAGAGCTTCGCCGTTTCTCCAACAAAAACTACCCGGATTATGTACCCAACAGTTTCCGCGATGCCGTGCAGGTGGCATATTCAGATGAAATCATTGCCCATCAAAAAGTGATTTCTGAATTTGTGGATTCCGTCGAGGCCCAGCCTCAACTAAGCCCAGCCGACTCTGTTCAGCCCGCTCGCATACTGACTCAGCCCAGAACCAACGAAATTGGCAACAGTAAAACAAAACCAACTGCAGAAAGCCTTTTTGAGGCCGTGCAGATCCTCAATGCAGCCAAGGAGAAGAAGGAAAAGAAAGAAGGGAGCCTACTCCTCCCCGCTCTTTTGCTGGTTCTCATTGCTTCCGCTTTTGTATTTAAGCATCCAGATGTTCAGGATTTTCTCTCAGAAATGAGCGCTCAGGAGGAAATCGCCGAGTCAAATCCTCCGCAGGATCAAGGGGAGGGCCCTGTAGGGGCTCCTGAGCAAAGAAGGCCATCTTCCAAAACACAAGGGCCAGCCCCTGATCCGGACAGCCGGGCAAATGCTGAAGCCAAGGGCACCGAAAAACCGATCCGGTCCAAAAAGGCCAAAGAGTACACCCGCATTCACATTGATTCTGTCCCTTCAGGTGCTGACATCTTGTTGAATGGCCGCAAGGCCTACCGTCGTACGCCCACCTACCTTCCGGTCGAACCCGGAAAAAGTTATTTGATCAAACTCAGAAAAAAGGGATACAAAGCCCATGAAGCCTATTTTGATCCAGAAGATGGGCCGGTGAAGATTCGCCTTAAAAAACGCCGTAAGTAA
- a CDS encoding C1 family peptidase has translation MKHLGSRVVIILFWIVSSIALAGNVQQDFEGAYLDPPYAVHQPPKYSPPTSGPEESRRLDRALVRNDVEGLIKKQTPVRAQEKRGTCSIFSATALLEFHLVNIFDLVPTLDLSEEWLEYLATRNRTTDGSNSWRNFDLINQHGMPDEQLLPYIGRTWKVDDLPPLAIERCGHLRGVPFSSCLLGHRDPSLLHATDAQLLDVNSGLYDPEFQRAREAALEVKQTYINYSDRDYILQYVNQIQEALDQGEPLTMGAGFYYGSWNHRTAPDLGMPRDMNNWYKGIVGYPEPGSVDSVMSPTKEAGHSIVIVGYDNEKTVRTRVRMTDGSTKTFTYTGVYYFKNSWGKDGFGRDFSFSGRSYPGYGMITQKYAHEYGTFFRMPLTRVSNN, from the coding sequence ATGAAACACCTTGGGAGCAGAGTTGTTATAATCCTGTTTTGGATCGTGTCCTCGATTGCCCTGGCCGGCAATGTCCAACAGGATTTTGAGGGAGCTTATCTTGATCCCCCTTACGCGGTTCACCAGCCCCCTAAGTATTCTCCCCCCACTTCAGGTCCAGAGGAGTCACGGCGATTAGATCGCGCCCTTGTCCGCAACGACGTTGAAGGCTTAATCAAAAAGCAGACTCCAGTTCGGGCACAGGAAAAGCGAGGCACGTGCTCGATTTTTTCCGCCACTGCTCTTTTAGAATTTCATTTGGTTAACATCTTTGACTTGGTTCCAACCTTGGACCTTTCGGAGGAGTGGTTGGAGTATTTAGCGACTCGTAATCGCACGACGGACGGTTCAAACTCCTGGAGAAATTTTGATTTGATCAATCAGCATGGTATGCCCGATGAGCAGTTGCTGCCCTATATCGGCCGTACCTGGAAGGTCGATGATCTACCGCCATTGGCGATTGAGCGCTGTGGTCACTTGAGGGGAGTTCCGTTTTCATCCTGTCTGCTTGGACACCGAGATCCCAGTTTGCTGCATGCCACGGATGCTCAGCTTCTTGATGTCAATAGCGGTCTCTATGATCCGGAGTTTCAAAGAGCTAGAGAAGCTGCTTTGGAAGTCAAACAGACCTACATCAATTATTCAGACCGGGATTACATACTTCAATATGTGAATCAGATTCAGGAGGCTCTCGATCAAGGTGAACCCTTGACGATGGGAGCAGGGTTCTACTACGGCTCATGGAATCACCGGACAGCCCCGGACCTGGGTATGCCTCGAGACATGAATAATTGGTACAAGGGCATTGTTGGTTATCCTGAGCCAGGTTCCGTAGACTCAGTTATGTCTCCCACCAAGGAAGCCGGTCACTCCATTGTTATTGTTGGCTATGACAACGAGAAAACGGTCCGTACGCGAGTGCGGATGACTGACGGCTCGACGAAGACGTTTACTTACACAGGCGTCTATTATTTTAAGAACTCCTGGGGCAAAGATGGGTTCGGTCGGGATTTTAGCTTTAGCGGACGGTCTTATCCGGGATATGGCATGATCACTCAGAAATATGCTCATGAGTATGGGACGTTCTTTCGTATGCCGTTGACGAGAGTAAGCAACAACTAG
- a CDS encoding CotH kinase family protein has protein sequence MKFTTRTGAVLARAGMGGFLCVLFGCAPQPDQGVNYQVLTPNYEKVYDPGEVRDITIQFTSEQWQVLQDFVDSSGPSGFDLDYIYTQADLIYEGQVWPSVGVRFKGNSSYSQFWEKKSFKINFEEYVEGNLFYGLKKLNLNNSFNDPSMMRECLAYSIFAEMGLPSSRCNYINLYIDIGDGKEAQLLGLYANVEQVDVRFLRDRYGNQASRGNLYKPEIGKSGRCSDLSCWTDGASEVDIQKRTNEEDGDYSDIKSFITLIQSLYNNGQSDASRIQSELSQVFNVDLFLRYLAVGNILTNWDSYPSMAHNYYIYNNPVNPISSGKDYWEIIPWDLNQSFGGFTNGATADQLIQWKWCSPGMSAPERMPILVHLVMTVPEWREQYRQHIANSVIAGGVFDPVETQTLAQSIFDLIDPYVRQDGNLQCGSEGHNCFEDGFTTGNSSCFCRWSGPGQYSLSASTRGSSGITSYIRDRVNFLKANVQVVYNYPGDASQDCQWLRTGALGGGQQPPGGGQQPPGGGQQPPGGGQQPPGGGQQPPSGGQQPPGGGQQPPGGGQ, from the coding sequence ATGAAATTCACTACACGGACGGGTGCTGTGCTCGCTAGGGCAGGCATGGGTGGCTTTTTGTGTGTTCTGTTTGGCTGCGCTCCCCAGCCGGATCAAGGTGTCAACTATCAGGTATTAACTCCCAACTACGAGAAGGTATATGACCCTGGCGAAGTAAGGGACATCACCATTCAGTTTACTTCGGAGCAATGGCAGGTACTACAGGACTTTGTTGACTCGAGTGGGCCCAGTGGGTTTGACCTGGATTATATCTATACCCAAGCAGACTTGATTTACGAGGGGCAGGTGTGGCCAAGCGTTGGAGTTCGCTTTAAGGGCAACTCCTCCTATTCCCAATTCTGGGAGAAGAAATCCTTTAAGATTAACTTCGAGGAGTATGTAGAGGGCAATCTCTTTTATGGCCTAAAGAAGCTCAACCTCAATAATAGCTTTAACGATCCATCGATGATGAGGGAGTGCCTGGCTTATAGCATTTTTGCTGAGATGGGTCTGCCGTCCTCGCGCTGCAATTACATTAACCTCTACATCGATATAGGTGATGGTAAAGAAGCTCAACTTCTTGGTCTCTACGCCAATGTGGAACAGGTGGATGTGAGATTTCTGCGTGACCGTTATGGAAATCAGGCCTCTCGGGGTAACTTGTATAAGCCCGAAATAGGCAAGTCGGGTCGCTGTTCGGACCTTTCCTGCTGGACTGATGGGGCATCGGAAGTCGACATCCAGAAGCGGACCAACGAAGAAGATGGTGACTATTCGGACATCAAGTCATTTATCACCCTGATTCAGAGCCTCTATAACAATGGACAAAGTGACGCCTCCCGAATTCAGTCTGAGTTGAGCCAGGTTTTTAATGTGGATTTATTTCTGCGCTATCTGGCCGTTGGCAACATTCTGACCAACTGGGACTCTTACCCCTCCATGGCTCATAACTACTACATTTATAACAACCCGGTTAATCCCATCTCCAGCGGGAAGGATTACTGGGAAATCATCCCCTGGGACTTGAATCAGTCCTTTGGGGGTTTTACCAATGGGGCCACAGCAGATCAATTGATCCAGTGGAAGTGGTGTTCTCCGGGGATGTCGGCTCCTGAAAGAATGCCGATTCTCGTCCATTTGGTCATGACTGTGCCGGAGTGGAGAGAACAATATCGGCAACACATTGCCAACTCCGTTATCGCCGGGGGCGTGTTTGATCCAGTAGAGACACAGACACTGGCTCAATCGATTTTTGATCTCATTGATCCATATGTGCGGCAGGACGGGAATCTCCAGTGTGGCAGTGAGGGACACAATTGCTTTGAGGATGGATTTACAACGGGGAACAGCTCCTGCTTTTGCCGATGGAGTGGACCAGGCCAATATTCTCTGTCTGCGTCCACTCGGGGAAGTTCAGGGATTACGAGCTACATTCGTGACCGGGTCAACTTCCTAAAAGCCAATGTGCAAGTGGTCTACAACTATCCGGGGGATGCCTCCCAGGACTGCCAGTGGCTAAGAACAGGCGCTCTCGGCGGTGGACAGCAACCTCCCGGCGGTGGACAGCAACCTCCCGGCGGTGGACAGCAACCTCCCGGCGGTGGACAGCAACCTCCCGGCGGTGGACAGCAGCCTCCCAGCGGTGGGCAGCAGCCTCCCGGTGGTGGGCAGCAACCTCCCGGTGGTGGGCAATGA
- a CDS encoding polyphosphate polymerase domain-containing protein — protein MKNLNYQKILGKMLRQMQGIGLAQMDTIQLLNRHDIKFVFEQGKLLPLLICLSRHYRILEVEGQRSFKYNTLYFDTPDFFLYRQHHNGKKNRYKVRVRRYLDSGEIFLEVKFKSNKGKTQKTRKLIAEVPYVLDAPAYQEVLKPMGRDLEIGVRNFIPTLWTNFRRITLANPEDGERVTIDLDLCFKSEITGGKVEKKCGLVIAELKREKAAQPSEFQVVAKKLGILPSGMSKYCLAVGLLNPDIKSNEFKTRIRSYLNSDVEKVS, from the coding sequence ATGAAAAACCTCAACTATCAAAAGATTTTGGGAAAGATGCTTCGCCAGATGCAAGGGATCGGTTTAGCGCAAATGGACACTATTCAACTGTTGAATCGGCACGACATCAAGTTTGTATTTGAACAAGGCAAGCTTCTCCCGCTCCTCATTTGTCTTTCTCGTCATTATAGAATTCTAGAGGTAGAGGGGCAGAGAAGCTTCAAATATAACACCCTCTACTTCGATACCCCTGACTTCTTTCTCTATCGACAGCATCACAACGGTAAGAAGAACCGTTACAAGGTCAGGGTTCGTCGCTACTTAGACAGCGGTGAAATCTTTTTGGAGGTCAAATTCAAATCGAACAAAGGGAAGACCCAAAAAACCCGAAAGTTGATTGCGGAAGTCCCATACGTACTGGATGCTCCCGCCTATCAGGAGGTCCTGAAGCCAATGGGAAGAGATCTAGAGATCGGGGTGAGAAATTTCATACCCACGCTTTGGACCAACTTCCGAAGGATTACCCTTGCCAATCCTGAGGACGGAGAAAGAGTGACCATAGATTTGGATCTTTGCTTTAAATCCGAGATTACGGGAGGAAAGGTGGAGAAAAAATGTGGATTGGTCATTGCCGAGTTAAAAAGAGAAAAGGCGGCCCAGCCGTCAGAGTTTCAGGTGGTGGCGAAAAAATTGGGAATTCTCCCCTCAGGCATGAGCAAGTATTGCCTGGCAGTCGGGCTGCTCAACCCGGACATAAAATCAAATGAATTTAAAACAAGAATTAGAAGCTATTTAAACTCTGACGTGGAGAAGGTGTCATGA